The genomic window GCAGGGCCTGCGCCGTGCCGGCGGGGTGCCGCAGCTTCGCGGTCCCGGCGACCAGCAGCAGGACCGTCCCGACGAGGAACAGCAGCTGCGCAGCCATCACCTGGACACACTCAGTGAGATCGTGCGGGTTGGTCAAGGGATCACCGGGATCAGCCGGCGCTCGCCGCCCCGCCCGCGGCCGGGTCCGTGTCGACGCCCCCGCCCGGGCGCCGGCGCCGGCGGCGCACCAGCACCCGCAGCGGGACGCCGACGAGCGCGAGGGGGAGGGCGAACGGGAGCACCGCGCCCACGACGACGGACAGCACGCGGCCCACCTCCCCGAGCGCGTGCCAGCCGGCCTCCAGCCCACCCCGGAACCCCGGCTGGGCCTCGGCCCGCACAGCCGCGAGCGGGGCGCCGCGCACGAGGTCGACGTCGATCGTCGACAGCGCCACCTGGTCGGCAAGCACCCGCTGGCGCGCCTGCAGCGCCTCCAGGTCGGCCTGGCGGCGGGCGATCTCGCCCTCGATCGCGAGGATGTCCGGCACCGTCGTCGCCCGGGGCAGCCGCGCGCGGAACGTCTCCAGCACCGCCTGCGCCGACGCGACGCGGCTGTCGACGTCGGCGACCTCGGCGCTCACGTCGTTCGACGCCGTCGTGCGGGAGGTCTGCTGCCCCAGGCCCGCCACGGCGTCCAGGACGTCCTCGAACGCCGGTGCCGGGACCCGCAGCGTGAGGTGGGCGGTCTCGTCCCCGGCGCCGCCGCCGGTGGTGCTGGAGGTGACGAGGCCACCCGCGCCCTGCGCGCGGGAGCGGACGTCGAGCACCGCGGCGGGCAGGTCGCGCACGCGGACCGCGAGGGTGGCGGTCGACACGACGGCGCGGCCGGTCTCGACGCCGTCCGTCCCGGAGCCCGCAGCGGTACCCGAACCGGTGTCAGCGCCGGTGTCCGCGCCCGAGGCCGCGTCCTGGGCGTCCGCCCGCACGGCGCCGGAGCCGGCCACCGCGCCGGCCCCGCCGGAGGAGCCGGAGGACTGGTCGGCGCCCCCGCCGCTGCAGCCCGCCGCGCCGATCAGCACGCCCGCCGCGAGGAGCAGGGCCGGCACCGGACCGGCGAGACGGTGCCGGGTGCGGGACGACGGGGTGGGTGACGCGGTGGGTGACGCCGTGGTGGACGGGGCGGGGGAGCGGGGTGGGGACGAGGACGAGCGCACGGGACACCTCCGTCGGTGGCGGTCGCCGTGACCGCGACGCTGGGACGCCGCGGGCCGGCGGCGGGTTCCGCGCACCGGACGCCACCGCGCCCGGACGTGCGACGATGGGGGCCAGCCGCCAGACCGATCGAGAGGTGCTTCCCGCCCGTGTCCCCGAGAGCCGCCGACGCACCGGCACCCGCCGCGACCGCGCCGGAGCTGCTGCGCAACTTCTGCATCATCGCCCACATCGACCACGGCAAGTCGACGCTGGCCGACCGCATGCTGCAGTTGACGGGTGTCGTCGACGAGCGGGCCATGCGCGCGCAGTACCTCGACCGGATGGACATCGAGCGCGAGCGCGGCATCACCATCAAGTCGCAGGCCGTCCGGATGCCCTGGGGCGTCGACGGCACCGACTACGCGCTGAACATGATCGACACCCCCGGCCACGTCGACTTCACCTACGAGGTGTCGCGGTCGCTGGCGGCGTGCGAGGGCGCGGTGCTGCTCGTCGACGCCGCCCAGGGCATCGAGGCGCAGACCCTGGCGAACCTCTACCTCGCCATGGAGAACGACCTCACGATCATCCCGGTCCTGAACAAGATCGACCTGCCCGCCGCGCAGCCGGAGAAGTTCGCCGAGGAGCTGGCCAAGCTCATCGGCTGCGAGCCCGAGGACTGCCTGCGGGTGTCGGGCAAGACCGGCGTCGGCGTCGACCTGCTGCTCAACCACATCGTCCAGCAGATCCCCGCGCCCGTCGGGGACGCGGACGCCCCCGCCCGCGCGATGATCTTCGACTCGGTCTACGACACCTACCGCGGTGTCGTCACCTACGTCCGCGTCGTCGACGGGATGCTCTCCCCGCGCGAGCGCATCGTCATGATGTCGACGAAGGCCACGCACGAACTCCTCGAGATCGGCGTCAGCTCGCCCGAGCCGACCCCCTCGAAGGGGCTCGGGGTCGGTGAGGTGGGCTACCTCATCACCGGGGTGAAGGACGTGCGCCAGTCCAAGGTCGGCGACACCGTCACCAACGCGGCGAAGCCGTCCACGCAGGCCCTCGGCGGGTACCGCGACCCCAAGCCCATGGTGTTCTCGGGGCTGTACCCGATCGACGGCTCGGACTACCCGCTGCTGCGCGACGCCCTCGACAAGCTCAAGCTCAACGACGCCGCGCTGTCCTACGAACCCGAGACGTCGGTGGCGCTCGGGTTCGGGTTCCGCATCGGGTTCCTCGGCCTGCTGCACCTGGAGATCGTCCGCGAGCGCCTCGAGCGCGAGTTCAACCTCGACCTCATCTCGACCGCGCCGAGCGTGCCCTACGAGGTGACGCTGGAGGACAAGCGCGTCGTGGAGGTGACGAACCCCTCGGAGTTCCCCGAGGGCAAGATCGCCGAGGTCCGCGAACCCGTCGTGCGCGCCACGATCCTGGCCCCCAGCGACTTCATCGGCGCCATCATGGAGCTGTGCCAGCAACGCCGCGGTGACCTGCAGGGCATGGACTACCTGTCCGAGGACCGCGTCGAGATGCGCTACCGGCTGCCGCTGGCCGAGATCGTGTTCGACTTCTTCGACCAGCTGAAGTCCCGCACCCGCGGCTACGCCTCCCTCGACTACGACGTGGACGGCGACCAGGCCGCGGACCTGGTGAAGGTCGACGTGCTGCTGCAGGGCGAGCAGGTCGACGCGTTCAGCCAGATCGTGCACCGCGACAAGGCGTACGGCTACGGCGTGATGATGGCCGGCAAGCTCAAAGACCTCATCCCGCGCCAGCAGTTCGAGGTGCCGATCCAGGCCGCCATCGGCGCGCGCGTCATCGCCCGCGAGAACGTCCGCGCCATCCGCAAGGACGTCCTCGCGAAGTGCTACGGCGGCGACATCACCCGCAAGCGCAAGCTGCTGGAGAAGCAGAAGGAGGGCAAGAAGCGCATGAAGATGGTCGGGCGGGTCGAGGTGCCCCAGGAGGCCTTCATCGCCGCGCTGTCCTCCGACGCCGCGGGCGACAAGTCGAAGGACAAGAACGTCAAGAAGTGAATCGGGACGGGGAGGCGGGCCGGTAACCTGACGCGGTGACCCGCCCGCCCTCCCGCAAGGCCACGTCCCAGGACGTGGCCGACCTGGCCGGGGTGTCCCGCAGCGCGGTCTCCCTCGTCCTCAACGGCCGCGGCGACGGGAACATCGCCCCGGACAAGCAGGCCGCGATCCGCGCCGCCGCCGCGCAGTTGGAGTACGAACCCAACCCGTCGGCGGTCTCGTTGCGCAGCAGCCGGACCCGCACGCTGGGGATGGTCACCGACGCCATCGCCTCGACGGCCTACGGCGGGGACCTGCTGCGCGGGGCGTCCGAGGCCGCGGCCCGTTCCGGGCACCTGCTCGTCCTCGTCGACACCCACTACGAGCAGCAGCGCGAGGCCGACGCGTACCGCACGCTCCGGGGGCGCCGCGTCGACGGGTTGCTGTTCGCCGCGATGAGCCTGCGCGAGTACGCCGTCCCCGCCGCAGCGGCGGGTGTGCCGTTCGCGCTCGCGAACTGCTACGACCCGGCCAGCCCGCAGGTCCCCGCGTTCGTCGCCGACGAGGTCGCCGGTGGCCGGGCCGCGGCGCGGTTGCTGCTCGAGGCGGGTCACCGCGACATCGTGCTGCTGGCCGGTGCCCGAGAGGCCGTGGCCAGCACCCTGCGCGAGGACGGGGTGCGCGCCGAGCTCACCGCGGCCGGGTGCCTGCTGCGGACGGTGGAGACGGGCTGGGACATCTCCGACGGCGTGGCCGCCGCCACGGCGGTCCTGTCCGGGCCCGGGCGGCCGACGGGGCTGGTGTGCGCGAACGACCGCGTCGCGGTCGGTGCCGTCCTCGCCGCGAACCGCCTCGGCCTCGACGTCCCGGGTGACCTGTCCGTCGTCGGGTACGACGACGACGCCGCGCTCGCCGCGCCGATGGTGCCCGCGCTCACGACGATCGCGTTGCCGCACCGTCAGATCGGGGAGGCCGCCGTCGCCCGGGTCCTGAGCGACCTGACCGGTGCGACGGAGGCGCGCACGACCGGACGCGCGACCGGGCACGGCACCGTCCTGGTGCCGTGCCCGGTCGTGGTGCGCGACTCGGTGGCGCCGCCGCGTCAGCCCACCGGCCGGGCCGGCGGTTCGCCCAGCAGGTAGCAGCGGGCCTGTCCGCGCACGTGCCAGACCGCGCCGGGCGCCGGGTAGGCGCGCAGCGTCGTCGCGCGGCCGGCCTCGAACACCTCGACGAGGCTGCCGTCGACGAGGATCCGGGCGGTCCCCTCGCGGCCGGCGGTGACGACCGTGCGCGCCGTCCCGCGCCGTCCGGTGAGCAGGAGTTCCACCGGGCCGTCCGCCTCGACCTCGAAGCTGCGCTCGGTGCGGACGGTGCCCGCGAGCGCTGCCCGGCGCAGGCCGAGGAGTTCGGGCGCGGGCTCCACGGCGGGACCGTCCGGTGTGGGCCGCAGGTCGCGCGGGAACGTGAGGACACCGGACCACCCGGAGGCCTCGACGTCGGCGGGGTCGCGCTCGTCCTCGCGCGACCACCCCCACACCAGGACGCGGCCGTCGTCGGTGGCGAGCAGTTGCGGGGCGTAGAACGTGCTGCCGCCGTCGAGCGCGCCACCGTCCGCGGGGACGAACCGCAGACCGGCGCCGGCCGGTTCGAGGTCACCCAGCAACCAGCTGACACCGTCCAGGGCGTGCGTCCCGTCCCGCCAGTGCCACAGGGACACCACGAGCAGCCAGCGGTCGCCGAAGGGGACCAGGTTCGGGCACTCCCAGGTGTTCGCGGGGGCCCACCGCGCGGCGAGGGGGTCGTCGGCGGTGAGGAGTTCCCCGGCCGGTTCCCAGGTGCGCAAGTCGTCGCAGCGCCACAGCAGCAACCGGCCGCGGCCCTGCGGGTGGCCGGCCCCCTGCACGGCCCAGCGGTGCCCGCCGTGGGTGAACAGGAACGGGTCCCGGACCTCCCGGACACCCTCCCGCGGGGCGGGCACGGCCACGGGAGCCGGCTCCCGGGTCCACGTCCGCAGCCCGTCGGTGGAGGTCGCGAGGAGCGTGACCGCGTGCTCCGGCCCGTCCGCGCCCACCCCGGTGTACACGGCCGTAGGGACGCGGTCCGGGCCGTCGAGGACGACGCTGCCGGTCCAGCACCCGACGGCGTCGGGGCCACCGGGGGCCGGACGCAGCGCGAGGGGTTCGGTGCGCCAGGTGATGAGGTCGGCCGAACTCACGTGCCCCCAGCAGATGTCGCCGTGGACGGGGGCGGCGGGGTTGTGCTGGAAGAACACGTGCCACACGCCGTCGACGTGGGCGAGTCCGTTGGGGTCGTTCACCCAGCCGAGGGCGGGGCGGCCGTGCAGCACGGGGAAGGCGGGATCCGCAGGACCCGCCAGTCCCTCCGCCGTGCTGCGTCCGGTCGTCACGTCGGTGCTCACTTGCCCACTCCTGCCGTCAGACCCTCGCGCAGCGGTCGCTGCCCGAGCACGAACACGACGAGGGCGGGCACCATCGAGAGCACCACCCCCGCCAGGACCGTCGACACGCTGCCCGTCCCGAGGTTGCCCTGCAGCGACACCAGACCCAGCGGCATCGTGAAGTTGCGTTCGGAGACGGTGAGGATCAACGGCCGGAAGAACTCGTTCCAGTGGTAGTTGAAGGCCAGGATCCCGACGATCGCCATGCCGGGCAGGGCCAGCGGCGCGTAGACGGACGAGAACGTCCGCAGCGGCCCGGCGCCGTCGATGGCGGCCGCCTCGGCGAGGTCGTCGGGCAGGCCGAGGAAGTACTGACGCATGAGGAAGGTGCCGAACGCGGTCGGGACCGCCGGCAGCACCAGGGCCAGCAGGGTGTCGGACAGCCCCATGCCGCGGATGAGCATGAACACCGGGACGATCGTCACCTGCAGCGGCACCATCATGGTCGCGAGAACGACGGCGAAGAGGGCTCCGGAGCCCCGGAACTGCACGCGGGCGAAGACGTAGCCGGCCATGGCGGCCGTCACCATCTGCCCGAGGGCGCACAGCGAGGTGACGAGGACGCTGTTCCAGACGAGCAGGAGGACGTCGGCCTGCCGGAACACGTCGACGTAGGCGGAGAACCCGGGCTGGACCCCGGCGCCGGCCACCTGGGGCCGGAAGGACGTCCAGACCGTCCAGGCGACGGGACCGAGGGTGAGGAACACCGCGACCGCGAGGACGGCGAACTTCCCGACGGTGCCCGCGCGGGGCACCGGGCGACGCCGGACGGGTCGGGGTCCGGGGCGGACCTGCAGGCCGGACGCGCCGGCCGGGGAGAGCGTGGCCATCGTGGTTCCCCTCACTGGTGGAAGACGTAGCGGCGGCTGAGCCGGAACTGGACGGCGGTGACCGCCATGATGAGCAGGGTGAGGACGACGCCGATGGCGGCGGCCCGGCCGAACTGCAACTGCTGGAACGCGGACTCGAAGATCACCATGACCGCGGTGCGGGTCGAGTCGCCGGGACCGCCGCGCGTCAGGACGTACGGCTGGTCGAAGATCTGCAGGGCGTTGATGACCGCCATGACCGAGGCGACGAGCACGGTCGGGCTCAGCAGCGGCAGCGTGATCCAGCGGAACCGCGCCCAGCCCTCGATGCCGTCGAGGGAACTGGCCTCGTAGACGTCGCGGGGGATCGCGGCCAGCCCGCCGACGAAGAGCAGGAACGAGAACCCGAAGTTCTGCCAGACGTAGACGAGCACGACGACGACCGCGGCACCCGTGGTCGAGGTGAGCCACGGCACGTCCGGCAGCCCGACCCCGGTGAGCACGGAGTTCACCAGGCCGAAGTCCTCGTTGAACAGGTACGCCATGACGAGCGAGACCGACGCCGCGGACAGGATCAGCGGGAAGAACAACGTGGACCGGAAGAACGACCGGAGCCATCCCGGCATCCTGGACTGGACCAGGACGGCCAGTCCCATCGCGATCCCGAGCTGCAGGGTGACGGCGACGACCACGAAGACGAACGTGTTGAGGAACGCGACGCGGACGGTCGGGTCGGCGCCGATGTCGACGAAGTTGTCCAGGCCCGCGAACGTCGGCGGGGTGATGACGTCCCAGCGGAAGAACGCCAGCAGCACCGAGGCCACGATCGGGACGAGCGTGAACAGCGCGATGCCGACGACGGTGGGAGCCAGGAAGAGGGTGACGAGGAGACGGCGGGCGCGTCGCTGCCGCGGGGTCTCCGGCCGTCGCCCGGCCGCCGGTGCGGTGCCGACCCGGAGGTCGGTCGTGGGGGTGGGGACCGTGGTGGCCATCAGTTCACCGATCCGTTCCGCAGGGCGCGCTCGAGGTCGCGCTGCATCGTGCCGAGGGCGTCGCGCACCCCACCGCCGGCCGGTGCGGTCACCGCGGCGAGGACGTTCTTGACCAGGGCCGTCTCCACGGCCGCCTGCTGCGGCGGGGCCGGGATGGGGCCGGTGTCGGGGAAGCGGTCGAGGGTGTCGTAGAACACCGACCAGTGCTTCGGGCCGGTGCCGGCGTAGAAGGCGTCGTCCACCAGGGAGCGCCGCGCCGGGGTGGTGGTGGGTTCGGGGAAGGACAGTCGCATGCCCCGACGGGAGGAGCAGAACTTGATCCACTCCCAGGCCTCGTCCTTGCGCCGGGAGGTGCGCATGACGGCGTAGCCGGCGGAGCCGAACTGGTGGCGCTGGGTGCGGGCGCGGGGGAAGAACGTCACGTCGAAGTCGTCGGGTCCCATCCCGCCGTCGGCCAGGCCCTGGGCCCAGAACCCGCCGGCCGGGGTCATGCCGATGACACCCTCGGCGAAGCGCGCGACGAGTTCGTTCCCGCCGCCCTGCGCGGGGGAGGATCCCAGCCCCTCGGCGGTGATCTCCCGCAGGAACTCGAACGTCTCCAGGACGGCCGGGTCGTCGGCGCCGGCCTCGAGCCACTGGTACCCGCCTGAGCGGGTGGCCGCGGTCGGGTCACCGGCGTAGAACTTCCGCCAGAACCAGTCCCCGCCGCCCGCGCGGGACTCGCGCAGGAAGCTCGTGCCGTGCACGTAGAGCCAGGGCACGACCCCGCCCCACAGGCGGTTGGTCCAGAAGTACGGCCGGAACGAGGAACCGCCGGCACCCTGCCGCATGGTGCGGGCGACGGTGACGAAGTCGTCGACGGTCCAGTCGTCGGCGGGGCGGTCGAGACCGGCGCGCTGCAGGGCGCCGGCGTTGTAGTAGACGTTGGCGGCGTTGAAGTCGGCGGGGAGCATGAACAGCGACCCCTGGTACATGAAGGACTCGACGAGCGAGGGGTGCACGTCGTCGAAGTAGTCCTGCAGCTCGGCGGCGTCGCGGGTGACGAACTCGTCGAGCGGGTGGGCGAGCCGGTCGGCGAACAGCTGCGCGCCCTCGGTGGCGATGAGGCAGACGTCCGGCGGGGTCCCGGCCGCGACCATCGTGAGGATCTTGGTGAAGAACTGGGTCCAGTCCTGGCCCTGAACGGCCTGCAGGCGGACGGGGATGTCGGGGTGGGTCTCGCGGAAGGCGTCCAGGAGGGCCTGCCGGGACTCCGCGTCGGCGGCCGTGCCGAGGATCGCCACGGTGAGGGCGTCCCCGTCGCGCCCGGGCACGTCGCGGCCGGTGAGGCGGTCCCAGGACAGCCCGGTGCCGAGGGCGGCCAGTCCGGTGACGCCGAGCACGGACCGGCGGGTGAGGTCTGCCATCGAGAGCTCCTTCGCGAGATGGCCTAACACGTGTGAGGGAAGGATGAACCCGCTCCCTCACACGTGTCAACCGTCTGCGGTACCCGGCTCGCCGCCGCCCCAGCGCGGGTCCGACCCGCTGCTCCACCGGCTGGAGGCACACCTCGCGCCCTCCGGGACCGGTCCTGGAGGGCGCGAGGTGTGCCTTCGGCGTGTTCGGGGCCCTCAGGGCGTGGCGGGGGTCCAGCCCAGCCGCGGGCCGAGGTGGGTGGCCATGTCGGTGAGGATCTGCACGTAGTCGTCCTGCTCGAAGCCGAACGGCAGGGCGAAGACGACCTCGTCGACGAGCTGGAACCCGGCGTCGGCCCACAGGCGTTCGGCGAGTTCCTCGCTGGTGCCCAGCAGGTCCTGGGCGAACAGCAGCCGACCCGGGCCCTGCGGCACGCCGACCCGGGCCGACCGCCCGGCGACGTACGCGCGGTACTTCTCCACCTGCGCGCCGGTCGCGGAGTCGGTCGGGACGACGACGAGCCCCTGGGACGTGCGGCCCGCGGGGTTCAGCCCGGCGAACGCCCGCAGGTGCGAGGCCTGGACCTGCGCGAAGTCGGTGGACCCGCCCTCGGCCCGCACGACGCTGGAGGCGAGCAGGTTCAGCCCCTGCGACCCCGCCCACCGCGCCGACGTCAGGCTCGCGCCGCCGTACCAGAGCCGGTCGGCCAGGCCGGGGGAGTGCGGTTCGACGCGGTCGGAGAACACCTCGACGCCCTGCGTCCCGGCGAAGTCGCTGGCCCGGTCCCCGCGCAGGAACCGGTGCAGGCGCAGGACGCGTTCGTAGCTGAAGTCCTCCACGTCGGCGGTGTCGGGGTAGAGGGACGCCTTGACGTGCTCCCACTGCATGGGCGGCCCGACGCTGACGCCGGGGTTCAGGCGCCCGCGCGCCAGGACGTCGACGGTGCCGAGGTCCTCGGCCAGCCGCAGCGGGTTCTCCCAGCCCAGCGGGGTGACGGCCGTGCCCAGGTGGATGCGGGAGGTCCGCTGGGTGAGCGCGGCGAGCACCGCGACCGGGGAGGAGATCCCCGGCTGCAGGTGCCGGTGCCGCAGCCACGCGCTGTCGAAACCGAGCCGCTCGCCCAGTTCGACGACCTGCAGCGTCGTCTCGTGCCCGGGTCCCGGGTCGGCCGGGTCGAACGACCCGATGGTCAAGAACCCCATGCGCCGCAGCGCGACACCTTCGACCGGCATGTCAGACCGTCCCTTCGAAACCTGCGCTGGCGGTGACGGTCCCCGGAGGGACCTCGGTGAAACCCCCGTCGCGCACGTCGACGCGCTCGTGCTCGGGCAGCACCGGCGCTCCGACGACGACGCGCACGCCGGAACCGCTCTCCTGCCAGCGACCGGCCTGCGGCAGCCGTTCGAGGGCCAGTTGCGCCGCGTGCCCGACCTGGGCCGCGGCCTTGCCGGTGCTCATCGTCACGCCCGGGGTCAGCCGGATCGTCAGCACCCCGTCGGGTCCGGGGACCGCCAGGTCCTCCGGGTCGCTCAGGTCCAGGCCGCCGACCTGCAGGGGCCTGAGCAGGTCGGGGACGTCGTCGCGCGGGTGCGGGGCGAACACCCGCACCACGGCGTCGCCCGAGCTCGCCTCGGCGTGCGGCAGCCCGGCCGTGCGGTCCCACTTCGCCCCCCGCGCCCGGCGGCAGATCTTGCGGATGCGGCGGTCGCGCCAGGCCTGGACGGCGGCCCGCAGCTCACCGTCGGGCTCGGTGACGCGGGGGTCGGACAGCAGCAGCACGACGGCCCGGGCCGCCGCGACCAGGGTGTCGGTGTGGGTCGGGGCGGGGTCGCGCTCGACGCGCGCCACCAGCGAGAGCGACCACGGGTCGACCTCGTCGGGATCGGTCACCGCAGCCCGAGCCGGTCGAGGAACCGCAACTGGCGCTGGGTCTGCCACCCCAGGCCGCCGCCGTGGTCGCCGAACTCCCACACGTCGATCTGCCGGTCCTCGTGCCCCCACCGGTTGAACGCGGCGAACACGGTCGACGGAGGGCAGACGGGGTCCATGAGGGCCGCGGAGAACAGCGTCGGGACGTTCGCGCGGGAGGCGAGGTTCGCCCCGTCGACGTAGGCCATCGTGGCGAACGTCCGCTCGACCTTCTCCGGGGAGTGCCGGCGCAGGTAGTCGACGACCTCCAGGTAGGGCCCGTCGCCGGCGACCTGCGCACCGCGGCGGACGTGGCACAGGAACGGGACGTCGACGAGCGCGGCGGCCACGCGGCCCGGGGACAGGGCGGCCGCGGCGATGGTGAAGGCCCCGCCCTGGCTGCCGCCGCGCACCACGACCCGGGAGGTGTCGACGTCGACGCCGAGGGAGGGCAGGGCGTGCGCGACGTCGACGGCGCGGGCGCAGTCGACGTAGGCGCGGCGGTAGAAGTAGGTCGCCGGGTCCTCGACGCCCTTGGTCATGAACCCCCGGGCCCACTGGCCCCCGGAGGCGTCGGGGTCGGGGTCGGGGGTGTCGGTGCCCTGACCGCGGGTGTCGACGACGAGCAGCGCGAAACCCGCCGCGGCCCAGGCGGTCCGGTCCAGGGGCAGGCCCCGGCCACCGGAGTAGCCGATGAACTCCACGGCCACGGGCAGCGGCCCGGGCAGGTGGGCGGGGCGGATCAGCCAGGCCGCGATGCGGTCCCCGTTCCACCCGGCGAACCGGACGTCGTGGACGGACAGGGCGGGCAGGGCCGGACCGTCGTGGTCGGTGAGCTCGACGGCGAGGTCGTGCCCGCGCGCCAGGGCCAGGCTCCCGGCCCAGAAGGCGTCGAGGTCGGCGGGTTCGGAGACGTCGCCGCGGTACTCGCGCAGCACGTCCAGCGGCAGGTCGGTCAGCGGCACGTGCTGACGCTACTGCTCAGGCGAAGGCGGCACGCCCCTGGGCCCGGAACTGCTCCACGGTGTCGCGCAGGGCGGCGAGGATGTAGTCCGGCACGCGCATGCCCTGCTCGCGGGCCCACAGCAGTTCGCGTTCGACGAGCCCGATCTGGGCGCCGAAGTCCTCGATGGTCGCGTCCAGGCCCAGGGTGGTCAGGACCTGGCCGAACTGCGCGCGCTGGCGCGGGGTGTGGGCCCCGACGGGGCTGAAGGACTTCCGGCGCAGCACCTTGGCCAGCCGCACCTGCCACGGGGCCAGCACGTTCTGCTGAATCATCTCCGTCGCCGAGAGGCGGTAGAAGGCGAAGTGGCCGGGCTCCTGGCGGCGGATGGGCTGCACGACGGTCCGGGAGATGGCGTCCTCGCCCATCTCGTCGAGGCCGTCCACCAGCAGGTTGTAGGCCACGACGGCCGCCTTCTCGGTGGCCGCGCCGGTCAGGTAGTAGAGCAGCCGCGCGACCTCCTGCACCGGCTTGAAGTGCGCCAGGGAGCCCAGGACGCGGATCTTGGCGCTGACCTCGTCGGTGTTCGGGTCGGCCGGGGCCAGGTCGATGTCCTGCTGCAGCCGGTCGAGGATCAGGCCGTGCTGGATCTCCTGCGGCTGCCAGACGTCGGCGTAGAAGAGCCGGTCGGTCTCGGACACGTCCGGCAGCAGCGTCAGCAGCTCCAGGACGTTGCGGTCGACCTCGAGCTCGACGCGGGCCAGGTAGTCGATGACGTGCCCGAAGGTCTCGCGCACCCGCCGGGGGTCCTTCACGGTCCGGTCGACGGACTCCAGGGTGATGGGCGGGTGCTTCTCACCGAGGCGCAGGACGTGGTCGCGGATGTCCCCGGGGGTGATGAGCTTTCGCGACACGTGCTTCTCCTGCTTCCTGGTGCCGACCGGTTCGAGCGCCCGCGCACAGTGTGCACTCCCGTGCACCGTGCTCATAAGGCCACCCTCAGTTCGCAAC from Kineococcus rhizosphaerae includes these protein-coding regions:
- a CDS encoding LLM class flavin-dependent oxidoreductase, translating into MPVEGVALRRMGFLTIGSFDPADPGPGHETTLQVVELGERLGFDSAWLRHRHLQPGISSPVAVLAALTQRTSRIHLGTAVTPLGWENPLRLAEDLGTVDVLARGRLNPGVSVGPPMQWEHVKASLYPDTADVEDFSYERVLRLHRFLRGDRASDFAGTQGVEVFSDRVEPHSPGLADRLWYGGASLTSARWAGSQGLNLLASSVVRAEGGSTDFAQVQASHLRAFAGLNPAGRTSQGLVVVPTDSATGAQVEKYRAYVAGRSARVGVPQGPGRLLFAQDLLGTSEELAERLWADAGFQLVDEVVFALPFGFEQDDYVQILTDMATHLGPRLGWTPATP
- a CDS encoding acetylxylan esterase, yielding MPLTDLPLDVLREYRGDVSEPADLDAFWAGSLALARGHDLAVELTDHDGPALPALSVHDVRFAGWNGDRIAAWLIRPAHLPGPLPVAVEFIGYSGGRGLPLDRTAWAAAGFALLVVDTRGQGTDTPDPDPDASGGQWARGFMTKGVEDPATYFYRRAYVDCARAVDVAHALPSLGVDVDTSRVVVRGGSQGGAFTIAAAALSPGRVAAALVDVPFLCHVRRGAQVAGDGPYLEVVDYLRRHSPEKVERTFATMAYVDGANLASRANVPTLFSAALMDPVCPPSTVFAAFNRWGHEDRQIDVWEFGDHGGGLGWQTQRQLRFLDRLGLR
- a CDS encoding GTP-binding protein LepA; this translates as MSRKLITPGDIRDHVLRLGEKHPPITLESVDRTVKDPRRVRETFGHVIDYLARVELEVDRNVLELLTLLPDVSETDRLFYADVWQPQEIQHGLILDRLQQDIDLAPADPNTDEVSAKIRVLGSLAHFKPVQEVARLLYYLTGAATEKAAVVAYNLLVDGLDEMGEDAISRTVVQPIRRQEPGHFAFYRLSATEMIQQNVLAPWQVRLAKVLRRKSFSPVGAHTPRQRAQFGQVLTTLGLDATIEDFGAQIGLVERELLWAREQGMRVPDYILAALRDTVEQFRAQGRAAFA